In one Babylonia areolata isolate BAREFJ2019XMU chromosome 12, ASM4173473v1, whole genome shotgun sequence genomic region, the following are encoded:
- the LOC143288545 gene encoding glutathione S-transferase 3, mitochondrial-like, which yields MGLSKFASCLPENYGYVVLVGCVGNTFVNIWMAINVGKARKRFDVPYPEMYCSSKEFNCIQRAHQNTLEGQGQFLMNLFIGGLQYPRLTAGVGVMYLVSRIAYALGYYTGDPDKRRWGAFGHIAELMLLGHAISFAAHQLEWV from the exons ATGGGTTTGTCCAAGTTTGCCAGCTGTTTGCCAGAGAACTATGGCTATGTGGTGCTGGTGGGGTGCGTGGGCAACACGTTCGTTAACATCTGGATGGCCATCAACGTGGGAAAGGCCCGCAAACGCTTTGACGTGCCT TATCCAGAGATGTACTGCAGCAGTAAGGAATTCAACTGCATTCAGAGAGCACACCAGAACAC ACTGGAGGGCCAGGGCCAGTTTCTGATGAATCTGTTTATCGGAGGATTGCAGTatcct agactaACAGCAGGTGTGGGGGTGATGTACCTGGTCAGTCGTATTGCCTACGCCCTGGGCTACTACACTGGAG atccGGACAAGCGTCGGTGGGGAGCCTTTGGTCACATTGCAGAGCTGATGCTGCTGGGACACGCCATTTCCTTCGCAGCACACCAGCTGGAGTGGGTGTGA